Below is a genomic region from Phragmites australis chromosome 20, lpPhrAust1.1, whole genome shotgun sequence.
CCAGGGCTGTGGCCTGATCGATCTCAGAGTTCGATCCTCTCAAAAGTACATGTAGTTGggcccttttttttcttctttatttttcttctaatgAAAGTATAAGATTTGCACTTCactctttcctttttggttgtGCCCTAGGGGGACCGTTCCAACTCCCATTCATTGCTCCTCTCAAAACTTAGAGAAAATGGATTATTGTgtccaaaagaaagaaaagggatTCCCCTTTGATTTAATTGTAGTGTAGTATGTCCACTCTGGAGCAGAtttttaaggatttttttttttgcaaattgcGGTATGtactaagaccatctccaactatattccattcattttattttcttcctgaTTCCCCTTTCcgttcttatttcctttattttctcttatctccaacattTTCCCTTCGAAAGGATTCGtgaagggaaaaaagagagaatctcaTCTTGAAGGGAATGATATTAAAAATTCATTCGTGATGGGAACCGTGAAGAAAACCGTTAGAACgctaaggaaaaaaaattccttcGTAAAAAGATTCTAAACCTGACAGAAATCGGTTAGAGATAATCTAATGTATAGAAACTTATCTCCATATTCACTTGGAGATGGAATTGACCAGGAAGCTCCTTCCGTCAAGCAAGCGACTCGTGGCACTACAGTTAACCACTAACACGGTTGAGAAGAGCAAAGTCGAGCATAGAATTAACAGGACATAATCACTCTATTCATGGCCTAGTACTAACTTGGAGAACTTGTCATACCAGAACAAGTTGTCTGGGTGGTGTAGTTGGTTATCACGTTAGTCTCACACACTAAAGGTCCCCAGTTCGAACCTGGGCTCAgacatttatttttctttttttcccttcttttttgTTATGTTAGGTGGCTCATATTTTATAAACAAAATTTGCTTCGTCATTACTACGTTGTGCTACCTTCAATTTTGTTATGTTAGGTGGCTCATATTTTATAAACAAATATTACTTCGTTATTAAATATTGTACAatcttcattttcttttacttATCGTTTAAAATATCGACACGGTGTCTAACAAATATATTTAACTATTACTTTTGATAACTATCTCTTAATAAAAactgataaaaattagataatattaaaatatttttcataacaAATTTGTTACTACTACTAGTTGagtgcccgtgcgttgcaacgggaaCCAAAAAATTGTACGTGATAAATATTGTTAACTGGGTGGAACAGGTGAAAAACAACTACCTCAACTTATGGTAGAGATTACATATAAAACAATTCATgcctaaaaaattattgatttTCAATAGATTGTATATTATTCATGGATAACTAAATATGGTGCAACAGAAAATGATGTACCATAGACAGCGAAACAATAGGTTCCTGCTTTCAGTTCGTTTACTTCACATAGTTGAAAGCCATCAAATCTTTTAAAGAATGCATTGTCAGGATCCTTCGCAGTAGCAGCCTAGTAATAATTGGAGCTTGTAAAAGAGAACCCACAAAGAAACACAACGAGAGGCAAAAAGGCACTAACTTGTATACTCACCGAATTATTTTGTTCAAATCGATATACAGGAAAGCCTAGAAAGAACATCCCCGCAGAAGCAACTTTCCCCGTCTTTGCACTATCCTCCTGCACAAAGTTGATAGATGTTAGATCATGTAATCATGCTCAAACAATTACATGGTAAAATCACAAAGTTTCCTTTAGAATAGAAGAAGATTGTCAAACAACAGATTTTTAATTATGAAATGGAAGGAACTTCAACAAATAATAAGTTAGTATATGAAGCTCTTTCATAAAAATGCATCTTTTTTATGCTCTTGTAAGGCCCCACGACATACTAATTGTTTGGTTTCTGTCTTCCCTTTATCCAGAAGATCTCAACTGAGTTACTGGGGTTGGATCTTTAGACATGATATCTGAGTCAACATCACAACTACCAATACAGGATTAATCGATTGCAATAGATTATTACATTTACCACACTCACACACACTTCCACAAGAGCACACATGAAGGGCCTGACGCTCCCATTAAGTTATCAGCATGCATACACACCTGTGTAGTTGTAAGAACAGCTCTTTCAAACCAAGTGGGAATAATACCCTCATACAGTATCAAGCTTTGCAGGGCCAGATATTACTGTTTTCTTTCTTAGTATCCACATTGCACGACAGCTCACAACGTGCTCACAGTCAGATAGCTTCGGATAATTAATTGGTTGTTTAATTTGCAGCAAAGTGGTGAGGTCGTAGCTATTTCAGTGCTTCTGGATGGATCGTAAAACAACATTTGATATGAAGTTGGTTAAGGTTAACAGTTAAGGTACACTCAGTTTATCCCCCGGGAGACTATGCAGGACAATGTGTAAGGTAGAGACCCTTGGTAATATATATGGACCAATAATAGATGATACCAAGGAACATATTAAGCATTTACATGATATCACAAAAGTAATTCCTACAGGCCATCCAATACAATATTGACCCCATGAGATTGAGAAAGCTAATTATGTCAGGATGAGAAATTTCCCAATCAACGATATTACTGCACTGTCATTAATCATTTCGGGGGAACTCACTTCACCCATGTAAGCATTTCACATCAAATTGGGCAAACGCAGCATTACCACGTGTTCAAAAGTTCAAGCCTCTGATATCTCAAATCACAAGCTAGGAACGAATTGTTGTTGTGATCTCTCAAAACACGCTCAAAGTCAAGCCTCTGATCGAGATTGATCTAATTGGGCGCGCAACCATCAAAGATCTCATTGCAATACCTGAACTGTGATCACTAAATATCAAGCATTACAACAAGCAATGAATTTAGCTACCAGTGTCGGATCGGAAAAAAATTATTCTCTTGCATACTACCAGCATCAAAgcaggataaaaaaaaattgtataacaATTTTCCGATAGCTAAATAAATCCTATCATGTGTGCTAAACATGCAAGGGAGTTGACCTGCACAAATGAAAATAACTAAAATTAGATggataaaattcaaaaaaagcTAATCATGATTATGTAGAGTATAAATGACAAATATGCCACAAATACCTCGCCTATGCCGTAAGGACCTCTCTATAGACGATATTCATCGTGTATGTACTactttgctttgagcactttttttttttttgtcatcagACGGGACGGCGAGGACCTGATGTTCGCTCTGGCGGTGGCTCTAGATACCCATATTGTTCTTTATGTCTAAACGCAATTGATTCTAAAAGTTTAGAGTAGATTCTATCTTTAAAGCCAAGTTTATGCTCTTCTTAATTTCCTCCAGTGTCCTATATTGAGATCTCTGGTCTCTTTCTCTGAAAGTAAGGTGTCAGTGAGTTAAAAAGGCTTCAAAATCCGACGTCCAATATATCAATAAAATACATTTTTTCCCCTCAAAAGCAACTCAAGGTAAGCCATCGTCCATAGAGATTTAGGCAGCAACGTTTAACCCTAAATCTTACCATAGAGATACCCATTTAACTCTCCAACTCAACTATCATGAAAACTAATTTTTGATTATTAGCCAGGAAAAGAGTGTTAGATAGTTTGGCAACCACATGAACATGTAGTCCTTCTAGTCATGCCCCTCAAAGATGTCAAAATTCTATGGCTGATTCAATCGTACCGTGAGAAAAACAAGAtgtcataaaaaaacaaaaacatattTGATCTTTTTAGTTAATTAATTCTCCAGCCTATTCGTTGCCCGCATATATATTTATAGCGCTAGTGTAGGGCCTATAGACTTGAATGCTACACCTCGGAGATATACATCACATCAAAAGGAGGTAACTCATCTCTGACTCGTACAAGTGAAGAGCTCTCACATCTTTCATCTCAGCTACACTTATCACCaatgaatttttattttctcatgTCTCCATCAACACAGGTGCATAATATGGACATCTATTTTCTCATGTCTTATAAcccaaaaaaagagaagaaacatTCATAAAAGTCCCTAACAGTGGTAGTTATCAATGATACAGATAACACGAAAAAGAAATTATAGGATGAACAGAACATCTCCTAACGATCTCCTAACGGCATCAATAGCAGAAGCAACAcccaaaaaaattatcaatataaTTTGCCACTGATGTGAAATCTGCAAAAACATATAGAAGGGAAAAAGTAACCATGAATACAAACTTATCAGTTGAAGTGTTAAACAATATCACCTTGTACTATAGGAAGTTCATGGATCTATCTTAACATCACATCAATGCTTACAtcaatgaaaaatatatattatcctcgaatgaacatatacaaattTTCATACATCATGAGTATATATACCGCAAAACATAGGTACTCTAAATGGCTCCAACACGCCCCATGATCAGATATGAGCAGATCAATGCAGTAAATGCAGACTGACCCAGTTATGTTTGCTTGCTCCCACGTTTACCAAGTTTGCTCCATAGTCCTTTTGTTCATTCTACAGGTCTTGTTGGTGATACATTACCTGATTCCAACCTCTTTAATTTGTGTTTTGTGCTTTTTCATTATCATACAGAATTGCCATGTAACCCCAATGTGAAACAAAGGGACGAAAACTTATGAGAAGGTCACGGTTTTCTAATTCTTTGTTACAGAAATCTCTTTAATTGGTCATCATAGAATTCATGTAGATAGCAAGAAGAAAATTGACATTTATGTGATTTCATTTAAGCAGATGGTCAGACTGCTACTTTTCTGTTTATGGAACTGCGAACATGTAATCTGAGAAAAGTACACTCTGCTTATTTCTGTCTCTACAGAACACCTGATTCTTGCATGATTCCTAATGCCAAAGACTAATGTCGACGGAAAAGTACGTTGTCTAAACTAACAGTACCATATCATGTTACTCAAGAATTCACTAAGGAACTCATGAATCTAGACATGGGCATTCTTCGCCTAGGTTTCAATTAACATCTGAACAAGAATAGAAACATCGGTAAAAGCATCCCAGCCGTACCTTGCTATCTAGATGCTTGCTGTTTTTTTCATTTAGATAGGAAGAGGTAAAACTGGATGGAGTATTTAATCTATTTCTAACAAATTGCAAGCTCGAAATTCTCCCAAAAGGAAGAATTGTTTGTGTGCTTAGATTTCAACTACTGTGTGCCCTCTCCACCAGAGAACTTTCAGATTAAAACTACATGCTGCTTTCCCCAGGCTGAAGGAAGTGTCATAGCTATCATCAGCATCCTCACAGGGTTTTCAAGCCATaataatttcttatgcaaatttTATCAGGCTAACAACAATGAGACAGTAATGAGCGAACCAAAAGATTATAATTCACAGCACGAAATCAATTAGAACTCCACGCTGTACCTTAGTATTTACAGAGGGTATTGATCCCTAGCTGCTGAAGTGCTGATTTGGAAACCAGAGCGATCTAACTTATTAACTTGCTGTAGCCAGTTCTAACTGGATGAAACATTCTGCTTCGATCTCCCAGGAAAGCTCACTCTTAGATAACCAATCCAAGCAAGTTAGGGTTGGTCAGCAACAAAGAAATCAATCACAAGTTAGAATGGGTGTTCACAGCTGAGCAACACGGACCAGCAGGAGGGTGGCGATGCAGTCTAGAAAATGCAAATCTGAGCACTACGAAGcatatggaggaggaagaagagcaaaccatacctattttcttcttcttcttttcttcccatGATCTTCAACATGGACCGGCGAGGGCCACGTCTCATCGGAGTCCACTGCCAGGGGTTTGTTGATCTTAGCCGCGAGATGGTCGGGGGTGTTGGAGCTCGCAAAGACGGACTTGAGAAGGAGGAGCGGCAAGGGGCGACGGTGGAGCAGGAGAACCATCTGTGCTCCAAGTTGACGACGGTGGCGTGCCCCGGGCCAAGGCAAGCGACGGCGTTCCGCACCCCGAGCCGGGCACAGGCAGTCGACGGGCCTCCAAGCGGCGTAGGCCCACGCTGGCCAAGGTACGATCTTCCCAGCGGCCGACGCACGATCTTCCCGGCAGACGAGGTAGATCCTTGGCTATGGAGTGCGGTGAAGAGGGCGACTCGGAGGAGGtcaggaggaggacgacacaATAGTCTAGGCGGCAACGCCGTTGATAGCGGGGTGGTGCGGGCGGCGAATCGGTTGGATCGGCTGCTGGGCGCGCGCGGGGTCATGCGGGGGGTAGGGGGCGTGGCAGTTTTGCGGATGCGTGGAGGGCGGCGACGGGGTTGTTCGGGGTGCAGCAGGGTAGGGCGGCGCAATGCGCTTCCTTCAGCCTGGGGATGAGCACGGGAAGAAGCGGAAGCGGAAGGCGGGGGTGATGGATCGGCGCGAACGAAGGTTGCGCTGACGAATCGGATGTGTGAGGACGGGATCTTGCGCTATCGGACGGACGATGCGTGCTTGCGGGCAAGGGCCGACGGGCGACGCGCGAGGGTCGGACGAAGGGGCGGGCAGACGGACGAATTCAGTAGAAACGTTTTAAGTAGTAGTAGAAGTAGTAGATTTTTATGTATCAAATCATAataattttgtgtatattagtaatcaaaattttaaaatttaactacaCATATTTTAAAAcgatatctatttgagaacggagGTAGTACACAATTTTATTTGTTATATGCCATATTTGCTATGTTGCCCGGCGGCATCGACATCCGTCGCGCTGAAGGAGAGGGAAGCTCTTGCAAATCAGCAGGAAAACGTATGAGAAACAAATGGCAGTCGCAACCAGGGTTCACGTAACCGCGATTAccgtcaaaaattcaaaaaaaatcggagaaaattcattcggcaatttttgaatttttgcgaaaaaatcgtgtttttgccctctcggttaccgagcggtttgggtcggttaccgagcgattttctcgcatttttaaTTTGATCGGTTACCgggcggtttgggtcggtaaccgctcggttttctcgatttatcgagcggttttatcgaatttcagcgcagttcaacaaaaaacctaaaaaagggttcaatcttgtaaaatcaataactaattcatctaagcttcaaatcaagtgaaacaaattttgttggcttccttgtaacataatctacatgataaaagtatttatttgttaaaccaaggtaaatgcatagtttattctttgctaatccaaaaatcatgaaactaattttgttagtcttcttacatgatcctatatcttttaaaaatatatgaactcataaattagttattgtaacatgcatgattgtgtaaatatgttgcgactagattaattcataactgacttatcacacctcaaaatttactgaaaccactttcattatcttatttatattattatttacgtagaaaaaataatagtagacatgaaaaggttaattacagtgctgtttcttaacatattcactttatgcttgtgaactttgtaaaaatcatagagaatttaataaaactttaaataaagtgaaatcaattttaaaggttctcttaaaatacgttttatacgagaaaaatatgtgtttgcatgttacacttttccttaacgtgagttaataattgagccacacgctttaatttttttttattgttttcaaactttctccctatagaatatgacgcaaacgacattatttttgaaattttttttcacagaaagccttagaattgtgtctagtttttttttaagattttttttaattttttttgaattttttttattttttcgaattttttgaattcaaatttcggttatcGTTCGGTTCTTGAAACCGAACCGGACCGgaaaggtcggtaaccgcgacggttttttgaaccctggtacTCGCAACATGAAGGTGAAGCCACATTGTGACGAAGTTGGCCATCAACTAGTAGAAAATACAATCACTGAAAAAGTGTGGCGCTTGCATTTGCATAGGAGAGGGGTACTTCTGTACAGGTGCCTACTGACGAGGCTATATTATTTCTCATCAGGCAGCTATATTATTTCTCCTCAGGCACTTTAAGCCCCTTGGAGATGGCTTTACAGATCACATCCGACAGCAGCCGGTGTATGGATCCTACAGCGACGCAACCCTGCAGCACTGTTCAACCTCACGGACACGCCGATGCGTGTCTAATCGACCGACGCTCCCGCCGTGCCTTCTGGTACCCATCAATCCCTACAGCACCCCGCCAGCAGCTGGAGCGTCAGCTGTCACACCGGTGAGAGCTTTCGCCGGGCACGGACACCTGGACGAGCGAGCCGGAGCTGGAGAAAGCGTAAGATTTCCTGTCTGGTGGCACCGAAACTCACCTCTCCTCACCTCTCAAGGATGCTTGGAGTGGGCAATTTTGTAAGGCCTCCCGGTGCTGGTCCTGTCACTTCAGCCCAGGACAATCTTTCTCGGCAAAAGCGAGAGATATCGTTGGGAATCGTCGCGCTGTTCGTCGCCGAGATCCGGCGAGAATCTCGACAGACGTGGAACACAGCTGGGCACTGGGCAGGGTGGCTGGGCCACAGTGTTTGCGGAATTGTAGGGCTTCACGTAATAATCGGGAGATATGTTATGCTTCCAGGTGGATGGAACTTGGAAATATATATTTCGTGCTGAATTTCAACGGAAGCATCTGAAAGTTGCCAACTTCCGGACTTCCGGTTCATATTAGGAGGACGACTCTGGAATTGTAAGAACCTGTGCACTGGTTTGTTTTCCTCGGAAAATTCATCCAGATCAGTTCTCTAAAATACACCACGACCAGTTAGTACTACCCAAGCCCAACATCATCGAGATTGTGTGCTCCACCAAACCCCGAATCATTGAGACATGGTTGAGAAAGATTCAAGAATGCAGGCATGAAACAGACCATATCGTTTGGAGATCACAGATTTTGTCATAATTCAGAGAGTTGGTTTATATTCATCCTTCTCACCTGAACCGACTTGAATATCTCGGGCAAATCTGAATCCCATCACAGAGTCTTCCAAGAACCTGTCCATTAGACCCCCCCTTTCCCATGTTGACTTCAGATGATTTTGTTCaattttcatttcatttcaaaTGGTATCCAGATCAAATTCTGGTTACACCAATCTGTTCCACACCCCCACAATAACTAATCTAAATGCTCCACTGAACTTTTGATTCCGGGAGAAAGAGGAAAAAATGATttcaagaagagaagaaaaaccATTAGTAGAATCACTAACTACTACTACGGTGCCAAGCATGGACCATGGTAGCAGCTAGTGATTCCTTCGCCGGaggtcgacgacgacgacggagaCGTTGTCAGAGCTCCGCCTCGCGAGGGCCAGCTTGGTGAGCAAGGCGGCCGCCTCGGCGCACCACTTTTTCCTGCCCCTGCGGAGGCAAGCCCGCGCCACCTCGCACGCGGCCTCGTTGCTGACCACGTCCCAGAGGCCGTCGCTGGCGAGGATGAGGCACTCGTCGCCGGAGGCTCGGTCGGTCACCGTCACCTCCGGCACGGAGGACACGTACGGCTTCAAGTACCCGTCCCCGATGGCGCGCGACATGGCCAGCACACCCAGCACGCGCGCGCCCTCCCAGAAGATGACGCGCCCGCCGGCGCCCTCGATCCGCTCCAGCTCGTCGGGCCTGTCGGGCTTGTGGTCGGAGGAGAGCGGCACGGGTGCGCCGTCGCTGCGGCAGAGAACGGCGCGAGAGTCGCCGCAGTTGGCCACTACCACGCGGCGCTCCTCCACGACGGCCACAACGGCGGTGGACCCCACGTGGTCGCACTTGTGCGCGTCGCAACGGCAGCTGCCGCTGGCGCCGCCCACGCCGTGACCGCCGGCCATCACCTCGGCATTCATCCTCGCGAAGCTCCGCTCCATCGCCGCCGTCCAGGCCGCCGGCTCCCGCAGCGCCACCGAGCCGTCAGCACAGAGCTCCTCGGCAAGCAGCTCGTGCATCCGCTCCCGGCACGCGTCCGCCACGTGCGAGCAGCCGTGGCCGTCGAACACCCCGTAGAAGTCGCACCCCCCGCCGTCGACCTCCCCCACCGCGAACGCCTCCCGCACGGACACGGCGTCCTCCATCACCCTCCTCCGCCCGGCCACCGACGCCGCCCCGTGCTTCCGCGCCACCAAAACCTCTCCGGCTTCACCCATCTCCACGCGCCGCTTCCTCGtgaccgccgcctccgccccgGCCGCCGCATGCTTCCACCTCCCGGCCTCCCCGGCTCGGCGCTGCCTCTCCGCGCGtgccctcgccctcgccctcgctTCCGTCTCCGGCCCAACAACCACCGCCGGCGCCGAGTCAAGGCACACCTGCCCCATCGACATCAACCAACGAGCTCACCCCTCACCCTCCCCTCCGGCCGGTCCCTCGAAAACTTCCACAGCTATAGCTCCAAGAAGACGCAACGCAGGTGAGAGGAGAGGGACCTTCGCGCGACGCGGCCACTTTAAAGGCAGCCCCTTCCTGGCGCGGGAGGGGGCGCGTGGCGGGCAGCGCGATCTCTGAGGCGGGGCGCGACAGTTGTGTGGTCCCACCCCCCGCCCGACGCCGCATCGGGGCCGTCCACGATCTCCACATGTCATCACCCCACCCCGCACGACACGTCGCCGCCATTCCTCCCTCCGGCCCCCGACACGTGACGCCCGCGCATCTGCTCATCAGCACGGCAGCACCGCTATTATTATCGCGCACGACGTCTAGTCTAGTCTAATCTAATCTAATCAACCCAACCGTTGTCCGGAGATGGCGACCGGCCATTGGCGCCGCGTGTCTCTCTGTGCCGTGCGACGACCCGCGCACGCGATCGCCGTCGCGATCTCGGCGTAGAATAGGCCACCGGGGTCGAGACGGACAGCTAGCCCGCGCGCGCGTCGTGTCGAGCCACCGGCCGTCTGGCCCCCGCTGCCTACGTGCCGCGAGAGGGATGCCCGGGAATGGAGACGTGGCGGCACGTACGCCGAGCTGGGGTCGATCACGAGTCGGGACTCGTACCGGAGGGGGCCCGCCGTGGAAAGGGCTGTGATGAGCGGAGACCGACCGGGGCGGTGACGTGGGGTGCTGAGGTGTTGGGGAGTGGGTGAAAAGGATAGCCAAGGGGGTCATCGTGGAGTTGTGTTTATTTTAGGGCGCGCTTCGATTTGATGGTGGTTTGTTAAAAGAAGAGATTCGGCGTCATCCTGAAAGCCTCCGCTCAATCGTTGTTTGACGCGTGGGAGGAGTCTTAAATAAATTTAACATTTGGTTGTTACTTTCTTTTACAGCATAAATTAATATCGTACAAAATCTGTTAGATACGTGTGAAATAATTGTATGCAGTTGATTAGGTTAGATATCTGTTAGCATAATATTAATAGTTGTATTGTTTGCACATGATGAAGTTAAAATATGACTTATAAATTAGATTTCTTTATAGAGAAGAGTCGTTATAAATAGGGAACGATGCAAAAAATTCTCTAAGATTTTAACTTTTCTCTCAGaaattgttttgttgtaaaaaaaactTCCTAAAGGTTCGACTTTGTTGCAAAAGCataataaaatttcaaaaacaaaatttaaaaaaatcacaaaaaattctaaaaaaaactagagataattctaagaccttctgtgaatttgtttttcaaaaataatatcctttgcaccATATTTAATGGAgaggaaatttgaaaaaaaaaacgtgcagcttatttattaattcgagttaaatgcatagttaattatttactaattcaaaaattataaaactaactTTTTAGTCTTATTTCATGATTCTCTatcttataaaaatacatgaaatcttgaaatagttattgtaatgtgcaggattgagtaaatatattgtatatagattaattcataactaatatATAAcaccaaaattagtgaaatcacttttattagtttacttaaacaatgatttttgtatgaaaaataatggtagatatgataaagttaaaataacatgagttaataaatgagttgtacgtttttttttctaaactttctcttcatgaaatataataaaaaggatattatttttgaaaaaaaaaatcacagaatgtctcagaattgtctctagttgtttttaaaaaaatttgtgattttttatattttttatttttgagtgaatttttgcaacaaagtcaaatttttggAGGTTTTTTTCACAAAACAATTTCTGGCGAAaagtcaaaaattcaaataacttttagagggtttttgcatttttttttccttataaaTATAAGCATAGGAGGCGATCAAAAAGAGCCATTTGGCCCAGCTCGAGGTCGCGCGGGAGGTCGTGCAGGGACCAGAGCAGATGGTGCGCAGTGTCTGCAAGCATAGAATGGAAACAGATCGAATATGAATcgaataatttatttttcatattattatttatattttaatatgaatatgaatacaaatataaatatttataaatacgaatacgaatcagATTATTTGAATACAAATTTATATCCGAATACGTACTAGATTCAGTTGTATATGAATATCCTACAACTTTAAAAACAAATtgtaaaataataaatttatttgacacAAACATAATGACAATTCAATATAAGGAACTTCTTTTAGTGTGACCGTAACTTTTAATATAATACCATGACTTTAGATGATTTTGGACCATTGGATCGGAGATGAAAAGATCAGATTTATCACTATAGTATATGTGGTACGATATCAATCAGTAAAATAATAGGTATGATTGAAAAAATTAAGTAAgagaataagaaaaaataatagatgtTACTCAaatttatattatatagaaGTATTTCTATATATTGGGATTCAGATATTATCCATatccattttagaaaaatggaTTCGGATATATCTATATTCATATCaggaaaacgaattcggatgtgtatatatttgtatctgtCTGTCAATCGGATACAGATTTTTCTTACCACATTTACATTTGGCCAAATATAAATATCGGATAATATGGATATCTGATAGCCATTTTCTACCCCTATACAAGCggtcttttttgtttgtttttctctttcaagaggaaagagaaaaaaaaaaagagacccTAGCGATTTGTGATGCATGAATAGGCAGCGATTTGTGATGCATGAATAGGCAGCAGTTCTCGCCGATAGTGGCCTAAGCTCGGCGACAAGAGTAGCCTTGGAGTTGGATAGGGCTGTGCAGGAAATGATATGGGCCAGCATTTCGACGATGACAAGCAGGTTCAGTGACAAACTCGAGCAAATAATTCACGGCGCGAATGAATAGCCTAGTATTCGGCGAGACAAGACTAAGGTTTCGGTTAGGTATTGGATGGATCGGTGTACAAGTGATGAGGCATGTCGTGTAGGAACGTGCACGTGGTACGCGAGGGTCGGAGCATGATAGGAGGTTACATACGTTGATGAATATTGCAACATGCAAAGGAGGGGAGGCAGTTGGCCAACTGGCTGAACCTCAAGATTGAGTTGTGGTGCTCGGTGATGAGCAAAAGCTATTGATAGTGTTTGGTCGTGGTGCGCAAGGTGATTTATAAGAGTTCGATGGTGAGTGTTGGGCAAGTTACGGGCACATGGTAGATAGTCCAGGGAAGGCTGACAGATAGTTT
It encodes:
- the LOC133902020 gene encoding probable protein phosphatase 2C 68, which codes for MSMGQVCLDSAPAVVVGPETEARARARARAERQRRAGEAGRWKHAAAGAEAAVTRKRRVEMGEAGEVLVARKHGAASVAGRRRVMEDAVSVREAFAVGEVDGGGCDFYGVFDGHGCSHVADACRERMHELLAEELCADGSVALREPAAWTAAMERSFARMNAEVMAGGHGVGGASGSCRCDAHKCDHVGSTAVVAVVEERRVVVANCGDSRAVLCRSDGAPVPLSSDHKPDRPDELERIEGAGGRVIFWEGARVLGVLAMSRAIGDGYLKPYVSSVPEVTVTDRASGDECLILASDGLWDVVSNEAACEVARACLRRGRKKWCAEAAALLTKLALARRSSDNVSVVVVDLRRRNH